The nucleotide window TCAACCCGCCGCTTATTGAATCTGAGCACGACATCTTCATAGATACAGTCAAAGTAGTGTTGTCATCCGGCGGAGAAAACGCGGACGTTCGCTACACGATCGATGGAACTTTCCCGGTCAATTCGTCTCCTCTCGCGAACAGACCGATACTGCTATCATCTACGGCATTGATCACTGCCGCATGCTTTCACGGAGGGCGGCAGGTGAGCGAGGTGTCGACGAAGACATTTACGAGAGTCTCTCCGGAACCAGCGATCGCGGTTGACTCGCTCTCGCCAGGAGTGAGCTATAAATACTTTGAAGGGAGCTGGGAGAAGCTTCCGGATTTTTCAAAGCTTGTTCCGGTACGTGAAGGGAATATGCCCAACTTTGGGCTTCCGCCTCAGAGAGCGCTTGTCAACTATGGTGCGACTTACTCAGGCTATGTCAAGATCCCGCAGGACGGAGTCTACACTTTTTTTACGGCTTCGGACGACGGAAGCAGATTATTCATTGATAACCGGCTTGTCGTCGACAATGATCAACTGCACGGCGTGATACAAAAATCCGGCGTCGTTCCGCTTGCGGCGGGATACCATTCGATTAAAGTTGAATTCTTCCAGGCATCGGGCGGAGACGAGTTGGACGTGTACTTCAGGACTCAAGGCTTGCCGATGACCACTATTCCTGATTCACTCCTGTTCCAAAGACGGTGAGCAGCCCCAGAAGAAATAAATTGGATAAGCTCGGAGTATTGATTTGCATACCGCTCTTGTCACTAGTTATGGGCTGTGCGGAGGTAGTACCATTACTTCATGATTCGTCGCAGGGAAGCGAAGTCTATTCAAATTTGGGAACGGTAAAGGTTAACGTATTTAATGACGCAAAACCGGAAGATGAAGAAAATAGATCGCTCGAGTTCACGCCCTCGATCAGCGCTTTCGTTTTGTCCACTATAAAAACAAAAGTAGTCCAAAGCAATCTTTTCACCCTATCTGATAATGCTGTTTACGAGCTCTCTGGAAGAATAAATAGATTCCAAAGTGCTTCGGTGCCCAGTGCAGCGAGATTGATATTTGGTTGTTTGGGTCTCACAACTTATTTCGGTGGGGCTATCCTTGCGATAGCTAGGAATGATGCTACTTATTTTTATGTCGGAACCGCTCTGACAGTTCCTCTAATTGGAAGTTCACGATTCTTTAGTTCTTATTATGTGGCTTCCGTTGGATTTGAATACACAGTCACAAAAAGTGGGCATGAAATATATCGGGATACGATATCAGCGGACTCAACTCTTGAAAATCCCGAATGTTCACGGATGGTGTTGCTCGATCAATTGTTCGATAGATGTGTTAATCAGATGCTGAAGCGAATAAGTGAAAATGTCAAGTGAAGGTTAACGGTCGGTGACTTTCCAAACGTTCCGATGAGCGTATTCTACATGCACATAAATAACGATATCGGGATAATTGAGCAGAAGTCTCAAAGATGACGGGCTTTTTCTGCTTCAGCTTGTTGATAATTTGCAATAAGTGGAGAGTACGGATCCCTGGATCCACAAGTACATATTTCCGAGCGGAATGCTTCCTTCTGTCGCACAATTTGGGAAAGCATCGTAAGGCCTCTTTATAAAAGAGGACTGGCACGTGAATCGGGGGCAAGTCAGCTCCGACCTCTTCCCGTTGGGTAGTGTCTCAGCTTGAAATCCTGGATTGCGCGCCGCCGTGTCAGGAGTACCGACGATCCAACAGTCATGTCATTCCCGTCACCGCCTTGCGGGATCCCGATATATAGAATATTTCGGTCGGGACATGCTTATAGCGGGAATCCAGTCAGGCTCTGTCCTGGATTCCCGATAGGAACATTCGGGAATGACACGTGAGGGTAAGTTGAGACACTACCTCCCCTTGACTTTTCAGATACGCGACCGTAAAATCTAATAAGCAACATCACCTACCTAATTCGAGGACCTGATGCCGGATCATAAGGTCAAATGCGGGTCAGTGAGTAAGCGACATCTTCAGATAGATTAGTAATCAAGCGCCGTTCGTTCAGAGATTCTGACCTTGGTCAGGGCGATAACGTTCTGCTGTGACGACCGCGTTGTCACAGGAAAATGCGCACGCACAAAATCAAAGACATCAGGAGGGTGCCATAATGGAATCGATCGTGGTAGACCACAGACAACTATATCGTGTGCCGTGGACTTTGCCGGACAATGCAATCTCGTGGCTGGAACCGACATCGCAGTGTAACCTTTCATGCGAAGGATGTTACAGGGAGAACGTGACCTCTTCACACAAAACGCTGGAGCAGGTCCGGAACGAAATAGACACGTTCACAAAGTTCAGGAAGACTGACGGTATCTCAATTGCCGGGGGAGACCCTCTCATGCATCCCCAGATAATTGATATTGTCAGAGAAATTGCTGCACGCGGCATAAAACCCATAATCAACACAAATGGTCTTGCGCTCAATATCGATCTCGCCCGCGAGCTCAAAAAAGCCGGCGTGTATGGCTTCACATTTCACATTGACAGCAAGCAGAATCGTCCGGGATGGAAGAACAAGAGTGAATTGGAGCTCAATGAACTCAGGCTCAAGTACGCCGAAATGCTGGCTGAGGTAGGAGGGATTTCATGCGCATTCAACTCAACCGTCTATGAGGATACTCTCAAGTATGTTCCGGACCTGGTTGAATGGGCGGCAAGTCACATCGACATAGTCAACGTGATTGTCTTCATCATATTCCGCCAGGCAGTCCCGCAGATTCCGATGGACTGGTATGCGGGCGGCACTAAGATAAACATGAACGAATTGCTTTATTCGTCCGTGGAGCGACTCAAGGTGGACATCATGGCGCCAGACGTGGTTCTTGAGATTAGAAAGAGATTCCCGGAGTTCGAACCATGCGGATACCTGAACGGAACAGAAAAGGCTGATTCTTTCAAGTGGCTTTTTACTCTCCGAGCGGGCTCGAAACGCAGAGTGTTTGGTTACATGGGACGAAGGTTCATGGAGTTTGTCCAGACTTTCAATCATTTCATACACGGGAAGTACCTCGCCTACGGCAGTCCGTCAACATTAAGACGGGGAAGATCTGCCATGACTGCAGCATCATTATTTGACAAGGGAGCCAGGAAGTCCCTCGGGAAATATCTCCGATTCCTTTTGAAGAATCCGTTTCGCGTTTTCAGTCGAGTTCACTTCCAATCGGTCATGATAATCCAACCGATAGATGTGATGGAGGACGGCGGACAGAACATGTGCGACGGCTGTCCGGACATCACTGTACTCGACGGAAAGCTGGTTTGGTCGTGCCGGCTCGAGGAACCAAAACATTTCGGCTGCTTCGTGAGAACAGTACCCAAAGACGGTTACCGCAGGATTGCCCCTGAGAAGACACGGGCATGATTCTAAAACTCTCAACTCTCCAGTTGCACTGCCGTCTGATTATCTCCGATGGATTTGGCTAAGATCAGGTGTTCGGGTAAATTCGTGCGAGCCATTAGGGCAAAGTCGGGTGAGTGATCGGAACTTGACAGCTTGAATCAGATGGGGGATTCGTCAGGCGCGCAAATCAAGGATGTTTAAGCAAGACTTCACTTAAATGCCTAAGCCCAATTTCATTTCTAACCGAGGTAATTAGTGGATGACTGCATTGTTCTGTACGACAAAAGGAAGAGGTGTTGCCATGAAAAATTCTGCCACAGCATTCGTCGTTTTTCTTCTCTTAGCAGGAAATACCATTGCCCAGACTGACACGACCAAACCTTCAGGAGGATTTGCCCAACATGGCGCCGTTACCGGAATCGCACTCTTAGGATCAGGCTTTTATGAGGCTGTTTATGATAGCGGAGTGTTTCCGATTTCCGGTCCTTCGCTTTCAGCACAGATACAGGGAAGCGATAACGTGGTAATCAGCTTCACCTCGGGTGGCAATACGTTGATTGCCGGTATTGATGCTCTAGACAGCACCGACGTGAATCACAGAGGTACAGACGGCGGGGTTTGGCAGTACAACGGATCATGGTCAAAAATTGGCATCCCTGGCAATTACAACAACTCCAACGGACTTCCATCGCACTCAGTCATTTCGGTTGCATGGGACAGTACATATGTATTCGTCGCTCTTCCTGGTAGTGACCTCAAAAGTCAGAGTCCTAGCTTTGGTGGAGTCTGGCGCGCTATCCCCGGCGGTAATTGGGATTCGTGCTACTCCGGTGCTATGACGGATTCTTCATTTGTCACATCGCTCCTTGTGAGTGGATCAACACTCCATGCAGGGACTCTGTCTAGTGATATGCCTATAGAAGGCACAAGGGGACTAGGAAGCGGAGGGATTTTCAAGTCGACCGACCACGGTACGACCTGGACAGACATTAGTTACGATTTACCCAATAGGGATATTCTGTGCATTGCCCAATTGGACACGATGCTCTACGTCAGTACTCTATATCATGGCGTTTTTCGTAAAGCGCATAGTGCAAAAAGTTGGACCCAGGTCGTATTTAATACTGCCACAAATCCGGTCTCATGCTTTGCAACCGATGGTTCGAATCTTTATGCGGGCACATATTGTATCGACACTCTTAACGCCGAGCATGGTGTTTATTACATCAACA belongs to Candidatus Kryptoniota bacterium and includes:
- a CDS encoding T9SS type A sorting domain-containing protein, translated to MKNSATAFVVFLLLAGNTIAQTDTTKPSGGFAQHGAVTGIALLGSGFYEAVYDSGVFPISGPSLSAQIQGSDNVVISFTSGGNTLIAGIDALDSTDVNHRGTDGGVWQYNGSWSKIGIPGNYNNSNGLPSHSVISVAWDSTYVFVALPGSDLKSQSPSFGGVWRAIPGGNWDSCYSGAMTDSSFVTSLLVSGSTLHAGTLSSDMPIEGTRGLGSGGIFKSTDHGTTWTDISYDLPNRDILCIAQLDTMLYVSTLYHGVFRKAHSAKSWTQVVFNTATNPVSCFATDGSNLYAGTYCIDTLNAEHGVYYINNNSTSWNALSVPGLRDSTIISALGVYGGHLYVGSGGTFGMTSKYYGTFVVSLVPVAVRPSSEAPHRFMLSQNYPNPFNPSTIISYQLPANIFVSLKIYDVLGREVKTFVNERQNAGTHNVTFNAGNLPSGVYFYRLTAGSFSEIKKLLLVK
- a CDS encoding radical SAM protein, whose amino-acid sequence is MESIVVDHRQLYRVPWTLPDNAISWLEPTSQCNLSCEGCYRENVTSSHKTLEQVRNEIDTFTKFRKTDGISIAGGDPLMHPQIIDIVREIAARGIKPIINTNGLALNIDLARELKKAGVYGFTFHIDSKQNRPGWKNKSELELNELRLKYAEMLAEVGGISCAFNSTVYEDTLKYVPDLVEWAASHIDIVNVIVFIIFRQAVPQIPMDWYAGGTKINMNELLYSSVERLKVDIMAPDVVLEIRKRFPEFEPCGYLNGTEKADSFKWLFTLRAGSKRRVFGYMGRRFMEFVQTFNHFIHGKYLAYGSPSTLRRGRSAMTAASLFDKGARKSLGKYLRFLLKNPFRVFSRVHFQSVMIIQPIDVMEDGGQNMCDGCPDITVLDGKLVWSCRLEEPKHFGCFVRTVPKDGYRRIAPEKTRA